The genomic stretch TATCGAGGTTCAAGAGTCGTAAAAGTGGTACGAGATAACAGGCAAGGTTggggggaaatgaaaagcgGCCTACATCACGTGGTGCATCTTGGCATTGCCTCCGAACAATTTTCTGAATGAACCATAGAAACGTCGCCACGAACACGGTCACTTAATCTTAATTGCCTGTAAACACGCCTCTCATGGTGAATGTATGATGTATTAGGTGCTATTATCATGTACAATCGTATAAACACTATTTCACAAAACGGCCTCGCCAAAGACCATGACCATAAGATGTATGGAAAGAATCAAGGTCCTGCAATAGCAAATGACCGAATTCACTGTACATGAAGCAGATTAGGGCAGAATAAGAACCAAGCATTCGAAATCCTAAGATTTCAGAGACAAACATGAATGGAAAGACTGGGCGGCAACAAGCCTCGGCATGACTTCGTACTTAGTAAGATTGAGATGAACGCAAACCCACATGTGATTGTGTTTACTGTGTTCACTGTGTCTTCACGTCTTTAGGTGCAGGTGTTTGAAGCTCAGTACCGAAAACACGGTCCCAAAACCGGCTGGTGACACCGAAACCATTGTCGAAGTCGGCAAAatggtgttgaaggtggtATTTCTTAAGTCCCTTGTAGTAGGGGGGAAGACTGCAGTACAATATGGTCAATAACATTTTCATAGAACCCGAAAATCCATTATAACTTACTTGCGATGATGGAGCCAATAATGGGTCGTATCATAACATATATAACCGAATATGCCGCCACAATATACCGTCAAGGCGGCGTACCAGTTATAGAAGAAGACACTTTGCGCCAGCTTCCAAAACGGTGTAGCGAGGACAACAAACAGCGTTGGTGGCATAACAAGTCGGTATTTGTCCATAGGTAGATAGTGATGAATGCCGTGTAACAGGAAATGGAGGGTTAAGCCAACACGGTTATCAGGAAGATATCTAGACAAACTTAGCTTTGGAGACCACAGGACTAGAAGGGAAGCTGGGAGCCATACTTGTCAAGATGGAACAAAAACCTATGCATAAGGTACTCGATCAAAGTCCAAAGGGCAAGGCCACCAATCCAATAGGCAGCTGCAGCATACACGTTCCCCAGCCCAGCAAACCCGAGCACAGTACCGTAGGTAACAGGGGGCAGCCATATAATTGGAACCATGTACCATGCGGTTTTGCTCAGGGGCTCCAGGAAGTTTCCGAAGAGGGGGGCCGATTCTCCTCCCTTGTAATGGCGCGGACGATGGATTTGTTCCAAGTAGAACTCTTTGCTGAAGCCACCGTTCCAGAGCTGCATAAGAAGAGGCTTGTTGAGATCCAAGAATTTGTGCGTCTGGTAATCCTTACTGTAGTCTGTCTCAACAGACAAATCCTCTTCGCGGGACATTCCAGTTGCGGCATATACAGGGCCTGATGTTCCCCCTACACCATTTGCTTTAGCGGCATCTATGCTTGCACCTTTGCCAGTCGATTCGGAGGCAATGAAACCAATCAGACTGTCTTCCAGAATATCGTAGGCTGCTTCCGAGTGTTCATGAGAGACGGTATCGCGCAGAATTTCTTCGACGTCTCTTCCAGCATACTCAAGGATCaaatcaccaccaccaggaTGATCATCGACAAAAGAGGTAATGTCGTACACTTTCGATCCCAGAGTTACATAGCAAGATTTGGCATTGTTATGAGACTCGACCTCGGCGGAGGTAAACGTTGGTAGAGTCCTTCCAGGCATGGCTGTTAAACGGGAAACGCCCAGTGGTGGATGCCAAACGTTGTAGGAGCCGCAGGAGAGCCGAGATATAAGTGTAGAAACTCGAGAGATGTAGTTGGACAGATCACACCACACCTAAAAAACGGAATGGATAATCGGAAAGGAGTGGCGTGAGCTTCAAAATAATATCCAGGGTCGCGGGTCCGGTGGCTCCGACGGGTACAAGGGAAGGGGTACCAAagcagggaaagagagaaaaaaagaaaaatggaaaaatggTAAGGTGTAAGATTACCCTGCACAACACGGCTGCAAATATTTTGCAACCTTAGCGATGTAGCCAACCACGCACAGTAATGAGTACCTAAAGGGTAGTATTCATAAGTGAAAAGCGGAGGCGATAGGAAGAGTCCAAGTCATCTTTGCaggtcctcctcttctttcttgatcatGCTGATGCCGTGGGCCAGTTTGGCGCTAACCTATCGGAGAAGATGGCCCCTGACCACCTGGCAGGGGGTTAGTCAGCAACCCAACAGAGACGGTCATGGGTTTCtagagatgagaaagaaaaggctccGTTGTATGCCAAATGGAAGAGTGGGTACGTGAAGCAGTGTATATCTTGTTTCCTGAAGGTCGATGTAGCCAGACTTGACCAGGTCACCGCAATACGCTCAATTCTACGAATCGAGTGCCCCGAGTTCTAGGAAGTCAGTTCGATGGGTTACACTCCGGAATTTGAAATTATATGTAATGGCCCATACTCTGTTTTTCACAGACACAGCCACAGTAGAGATCAAGTGCATcccgaagaaaaagaagaagcaaagaaaataagaaaaaaaaaaaaaaaaaaaaaaaaaaaaaaagagaaaataggaGGGTCTAATGGGCGGCAAAGCCCAGGAGTAGTGTCCGGCTAGGTAGATACATGTATAGTTCTTTTGGgcatagtatgtacatagaaaacaacaaaagcaagCATAAGTTCCGGGTCTAGATTAAGCATAGATCATTTACTGCATGGTTGTTCAAGCGCCCTAACTTGTCAAGTGAAAAGATTTTTGCGACTTGTCATAGGGTGCCTCGTAGGGGGTTGAGTAATCCAACGGTTTTCAGCACTTGATAGCTAGGGAGTGCCGTTAACCTGTGGCCTGGTTCCTTGATATAATTGATTTGCATTGCAATGGCCCATACAGAGCGCTAGTGGAGTTTAGTGCCTTGGCGGTACGGCAGTGTTCCATACCTacattgtatgtacctaaAAGTATGAGGATTCGAGGACCTATCAACATGCTGGCAAAAGTAAACAGAAACAAGGAATGGCGAATGAGGCCCAGAATAAACATCCTCAAGCTTTATGAGGCTTTCTGATCTTTTTCCTAAAGACTTATTAACccggtatgtatgtaccctATACATCTGCTTAGTTGCCGTGCGTTCGATCTGAAATGCATGGACAATATCATGTTGGGGTCCGCGTTCAGGTCCTTGCGTTCCCTCATGCATGGGGTGGGGATTTGCCAATACTCAAGCCGTGATGGGCAAGGGTTGACATGCAACCTTTTACTACTATAGGAAGGCTAGAGAGCGTAGCTTCAATCCAGAGGTAGATCCACGGATCCTGATTGATCACGTCGAAGACACTCAACGTTCTGGCCGTCTAAGGACAAAGAATCAAggtctacggagtaatacCAGACACTATCGGTCGCTCTCCGCTGAGGTCAATGAAGGCGAATCCCATATGACCGTTTTCACCTTCGGCCGAACTTCAGCGGGGCTGGCTGAGTAGATAGACTTTTCTCAGAATCAGGATTCAGCTTTGCCCCAGGGTAGCTGATTGAGGCTCGCAGCCATACCGCGAGAACTTGTTCGCTCTCAGCCTCATTTCTCTTTCGATTCTCATTCGTCGTGCTAAGATTTCCTCTCCGCCTGTACCGCGGTTCATCTGTACCCGAAAGAAGTTTAAAAGGGTGTGTTTCTCTTCGTACTGGAAGTGGTACGAGCTAAAACCCTCCCATATGCCAAACTCGGTCTAGCGACATGGACTTAGGGTTAAGAGGCCGACTACGGAGCACTCCTTCCGAAGGACAAGTCCTCAACTAGAGTCCATGTGGTAGGCGGTCAAAGCAATTTTCGGACAAAATTGAGATTAGTGCATAAGCGGTCTCTCAGCCCGTTCTCCCCTTTCGGCTTTAGTGTAAATGATGGTACGGCTTAGTATGGTTTAGAGGGAAGTCGTACCGGATAGATGGGAATCTTAACCGTTCTCTACCCCTTAATATGGGGGAGGCCACAGCCGATGGTATTGTGATTACAATAACCTGGTTGGAGAATCGTCGGAGATCCTCGAAACGGTCCACCATTAGACGATCTTCATCAGTGAATCAGTGAGCGTGACCCTGAGATGAATACATACCAGCAGAAAAGtaaacacacacacatacatacaacgCACTCGACTCGTCCAAAAAAGTAAGTCaacaatgaaaaaaaaaaaaaaaaaaaaaaaagaaaaaagaaaaaacaaaaaaaaggaaggggacGCATGAGATACGCCATGTCGGAATCCCTATTTTCAATTCGGAAtcattctccttttcccccctcttctctccctctctctccctttgtctccgttcttctctttctttcttcctctttatctctttttaCGTGACAGGTGTTACCTTGTCGGAGTATAAAAGATCAACCCCAACCAATCTACCAACAAACAGCCTCGAGGAACAATTAGCTGACTCGATTGAGTTTGCCTAGGAGATAAAATAACCACAACGCTGGGTCTTTTGCCCCCTGTCGATTTACCTGAACAGACTAACTGTCAGAAAAAGTGGAGTTCCTAAAAGCCTTCCGTCAATCATTTTGTCTCGACCGACTGGACCATTTCATTTGCTTAGACGCCAACGACGTTAGTACAGGTTTAGTTTCATCAAGAGGGCCAATTTCTCTGGTTCACTTTGCCCCAAGCTCTCAGgttaaaagaagaaggcaatcCCCATTGTTCTCCCCGTTTCCTGAACGACATACATCCCCGCGGTTATTTCGGATCCTCCATAAATAATGGAAGGCTCAACGTTCGAatccccttccttcctcgGAAATCGTTTAATCTCCTACCTTCAAACCCTAGCAACGGCTAAGAAGGGATTGCCGTTTGGTCTTCCTGTTTGCGTGGCTCCCTCccacaccatcaccaccacagaTGCTCTGCTTCAACTAGCATCGTCCGTTGGCCCACACATTGCCATTCTCCAGATCCATGCGGATATTATCGACGACTGGTCCGATGAGACCGCTCGCCAATTGACCTCCTTAGCCAAGAAACATGGGTTTTTGCTGTGGGAATCTGGCCGCATCCTCAATGCTACCGTCGATATTGTTGGCAGACAGAAAACCGAGtcaagagaaatgaagaatcaATTGGTGGACTTGATCCGGAAGAAGTACACGAAAGGTGTCATAAAGGAGGCTTCGTGGGCTGTTTTGGGAACCGCATGGGCCTCAGGAGTGGCAGTGGGTAATCAGGAGGCTGATATTCTGATCCCGACCCTGAAGGCTGCTGCTCGAGAGGCTGTGGCGGACGCGGTGCAGACCATCAAGACAGAAATTACAGCCAACAACCCAAGTGAACGTCCATCCACTGGCCATGAGTCAATAACCTTCGGGGATAACGATGCTACTTCACATCTTTCTGAGTATGCGGTTGGCGACACCAGCGGTCTAGGACTTCCGCCCCGAAAAGCCTCGACTATATCTCTTACCCAAACTATCACACAGCATACGGAGGATGTAATAGAATCGCCTACGGACTCTGGACTCTATGAACGCAAGGAAAGCTTTCAAAGCGCAACCTCAAGTCTATTTGTGATCAATGAAGACATTCCGCCTCCACCTCTTTTAGCGCGTGGACTTGTCCTATGTCTACCGTCCAATACCGATTCGTCTTTCAAGTCCGATTACAGAAAGAGTTGCTTGGCAGCTGCACGCGCGAATCAAGATTTTGTGATTGGATTCATATGCGGTGAGCTATGGCATCTTGTTTCTCAAAGAAACGATATATTCGACACCGAGTCTCTGGCGCACGAAGaagaccaacaacaacctaGCCCCTATGCTTcagacgaggaggagcctCAGCCATGTCTGGCGCTATTCTCGCATGTTTTCCCAAGGCTCAACCTCATAGGGAACActgatcttgatgatcatGATGACGAGAATGGGGTAGATGAAATGAGCTCGTCTGCGATGGAGGCATCCCAGGCGGACATCGCAAATTTACCGTCCATGAAGCTTTTCTACAGTATGGCGCATGCATTGAAGCTTCGAGAAGCGTCCATCAAGGGCAAGCAAAACGGGCATACCAGCACAAGTATCCGGAATGAATACGATATCCTGCACATTCCTGTTGTATCTTTGCCTTAAGAGAGGCTGCTAAATATTCGGCGTTTTATcctttatctcttttttgttccaCATTCCCTTTGGGTTGCGTTTGTTACTGGGTGATTCGATAGCGCATTCCTTCGTGCCATCAATAgaaattctttctcttttttgtttatgATTATGGAGTTGGACACCCCTCCATGGGTGGGATGGTGAGGCTCAAGTTGATTGAAGTTATACAACTGTTTAATTTAATGCGACAACCGACATACTGTATAATACAATTCTTGGTACAGAAACCGCACTTTTCAGGTTTAAAACACAATACCAGTTTTGGAAGGTGTATTATCACATGACGCTATCTCCCGATGAGGCAACGTTCGTCGATGATTTCAGTTCCCCACCACTAAACCAACTCCTCGCCATAATTGAGTCGCAACCCTTTTACGCATACTAGAATGCACATTGGCGCGTGTCTATAGTCTTTTCTTATGGGGAAATATATGAACACTCTCATAACCGTGGAGAGGGGCATCCGAATAACAGCACAGGCCACAACCATTACAACCATATCGATGAGAAACAAGAGTATAGGCAATTCTACAGTTCCAATGTGCTTTCAGACCTGTGACGCGAGTAGTGTGAAAAGGACCTATATACAGACTTTCACCTCCTGAATTGACACGTCATGGACCCAAGTCATTCTTCATTACCAGATGGAGTAGGAGCTTCGCTTCAATCACCGGGGCTTCGCGATGCTCAAGACGATCCCCACTGCTCTCATTTGACTGGGGAGGCTTCCGCTGTTATTAACAATCATAAAGGAGGAGATACTCCTTTAACTGGGGCCCAGCCAGCTGTAAAAGTTCTATTAAGCACCGGGGATGTGATTATCGAATACGTTCCCCCAGACAGCTCTCCTGTTTCTCCTGGAAACGCTAGTCACCGTTGGCAGGTCTTAAGTGACGATCTTATGAGGAACAGTCCCTACTTTCGGGCCTTGCTTGACCCTAATAAGTTCTCTGAAGGCAGGGATTTCATCCAACAGAAGGCGATGTGGAGCCAGGGTACCACCACTGAGGGTGGAGAATCTTTATCTGATGATACTTCGATCCAGTATACCCTGCCAACAGTCAGGTTACCGGTGGATCATCTCCCGCAAAAGCTTGGGGTAGATGCTATCGAACTGTTCCTCCAAGTGCTATCGTTCAACTCattcgaggaagaagagaaagccaAGTTCGGCGGGGAGCTCAGAATTCAGCTTACCTCATTAGTTGCTAGGTTAATAGAGCTAGCTGATTCCTTCAACTCTCCCTATGTCATCCGGGAAGCTTTAAAAAGGTCTGGGTATGCATttgggaaaggaaggattCCCCTGTCGAGGTTCGATTCCTCGGCACTGAGATTGAGTGAGGACCGAATTCGGCAAACGATCTTCATAGCGAGGTTTCTTAATGAGTATACCATATTCCAGATATGGACGCATGCGCTGATCCTTACTGGGTCAAAGTTTTGGGTAAATGGTGTGGAACCACCTACTTCACCTACCGTCCGCTGGCGGTATCTTTCCGATGGTCTAGAAGGTAAATCTAGCTTTCTTCTATCACCACCTAAGCCAGTGGTATTTCAGATGCTAATAAGGTCTGCAGAAGAATTATACTATAGACGACAATGCGTTTTGAATACTATCACAGATCTCCAAGCGTACTTTCTCCGCGCTTTTGGCGCATTGGAGGAGCCAGAAGGCCCTAACTCGACCACTACATCGGTCGCAGTAACTGCGGTCCAATCCCGACAGTATCAATGTCGATGTGGATTTGGCAATTCCAGTGCCTGTGACGCCTTTCACCTGGGTCAAATGACTCGCTTTTTCACTCTGCGCACGAAGACAATATTTCTAGGATCTACCCTGATAGATTCAGATTTTGGCTTAGATTCTGAAGACGAGGACACGGCAGAACGTACCCAGCCCGCTGGGTTACCAAGCGACATAACTGCAATCATCTCCTCGCTCAAACAGTGTCCTGATTATCAAATTGACACAAATCACAATGGTTGCGGCGTGCGACGCCGTTTTCTACCACCTTTGGATTGTATAGAGCGGTTTGTGGGTGACGCTAGAGGCTTACTAGGTATTGAGCTACAAGACTGGGATAACAAAAATTGGCCATCTTCGTCCGGCTCGTGGGCAAATCGATCACTTCGAAGAGCCCGTGTCATCGACATCCATCTGTCCAGGATCAGTTCTGTGCCGGCAATGTCCTCGGGCTTATCACGATCCTCTtcccaggaagaaaatgctcGTTTGCTTTTTacagcgaagaaaaggaactgGGAAGCGTGATCTGAACATTAGTCTTGGGTCTGCCTGGACggtttgttttttttttttttttttttgctaCGAAGACCTGATGGTTGGTAAATACAGGCATAGACTATGTCCATTGTGTATAGACAATCTTACATATCTCCTTAGAGCGTTACTTCTACTACGGGGGTATAAAGACTtgaagtatatatttatgtCGCTTTGGCGGCAAACAAATTATAACATTCTTAGTGTTCGAGGGAAACGATGGACAGAGTCTATTTATAAACCAAGAAGACAAATAGGAACATGCTACTCTCGGAAGTTATTACATATAATGCCTTGCGGCAACAATATTCTTTCACCATATAACAAGTAAACACGACGTTTCAAGATATTCTGAGGTCAGAGAAAGCATCAACACTTCCCTCAATGAAGGGACTGGGGGTGGATGACCAGCATAATTGGAAAGCAATTTGATATCTTGCCCTTGCCGGGAAGGAGTCCTTGATCTGACCCGCTGGTCAAAAGGTGTTCTCATGTAGTAGGTTATACAATGTTCTGATTTCCTCagtccttttttcttttctctactATTTTACTatcttcttgctcttttgTCTGTGCTCCGCCCACTTGATGAGTTTAAAAGCTGTATGATTGCGCAGTACCACTAGTGCTTTTTGATAGAattcgaggatatcgatATCATGATTGGAGGAATCAAATAGCAGTAGGTTTGCAGTCCAGCGAAACCAAGCGAGGAACCGGTGCATTGAGTAATAATGAAGGATCGTGGCTATGCTGAAACACTGTGTGGCTCAGTCAGCGGTGTTGTGTTCCCGTTTGGAAACGAGTGTTGGGAACGTCATAGTGAATTTATTCTGGGAAGGAGTGACTCCTCATCTCACTGCTAATTATTGTCGAGGTGGCGAATCATGCTTTGTTGATCTCGCTCGCAGGTGTTTTTGGCTCTCCTGAGGACATTCTCACTCCTTCATTGCTTTCCTTGCGTCAATCATGTGAAATCGTTCTCATTGTTGCTCAACGTGAAGACGAACGGACGACGAGCAAAACATTGCCGTCATCCCTTTGTACAGTGCCGAAACAGGATCATTAGACATTAAACAGTTGATTGGACAGTAGCTTGTAATCAGGGGTCTGAAACTAGCGAAGACAACGTGTGTCGCAGAAGTTCTTTGAACATTTCCGTCCCATAAGCAAGACCTTAGCTCAATGGGTGTAATGGTTGAAAGCTTCACGTTGCTCGAAAAGAATATATGGTCGCTTTTGCTATCTTGGGTCATTCGGAATCACTGGGGATGCTGAGGCCGGTTGTTGGTAATAGTGGTCTCCCATCGCTTCATCCCAATAATACGGCCCCAGTCCGATGTCAATGTCATCTTCAGGGGGGAAAAAGGAGCCGGTTATCTGACCGGTGTTCGGGTCGTAGGGTAAATAGCCGTCATATAGATTGTGGACAGTGAGAGCTTTCTCGTCTTGGTCAAATTCATGTGCCTCCGGGGCTTCCAAACCAACTGACAATGGCCGGGCAAAAGCGGCGGTGGAATGGTCTACCGGTGACAATGGTATGGAGCCTATTCCACCTCGAAGGCCATCGGGGGTGGCTATTCTTGTGAGTCTGGGGTGTGGATCGTGAGGTTCGTCCTCGGGCGAGTTCCGTGAAGCAAGGCCCGCTATACAAGGGAAGCTGTGGATCTCAGCACCGCCGTTGAAGCCAAGCCGGCGCAGGAACTCATCACACATCCTCCGAGCTTTTTCTGAGGCCATACTAGTCTCCGACATAACTGCCAGCCAATCGTAGGACTTTTTAGCCGCCTTTGACACCATGGCCGCTTTTTCGGGAACGTGTtggacatggaaagaaagcTCAATTAACAATACGGCAGTAGCTTGCATAAGAAAATGTAATATGCACCACCAAGGAGACAATTTGTGAAGTAATGAAGCTTCCAGAGGCTCGGGAAACAGTCTCAACATATGACAAGCAGATTCGACACATTCAACTGCAGCCTTTCTGCAAAATTCTTCCGATTTATCACCAAGTGCACTCGATTCTATACGGCGAAGGCACGGCTTTGTGATTCCAATCTTCGTACTGTAAAATGTGAGAGCTAGGCTCATTCTGTGGGTTGCCGAGCCTTGCGAGGTGTGTGTGGAGGTGAAGTCGTAAGCAGCAGGTAGGTTTATAAGCCAGGAATCAAGATCAAGCATAAGCCCTCGTATCGCAAATTCCATACTTGACCAAGCCTTTTCCACTCCGTCAGGGTTGTAGAGCTTGCTTGTCATCCTTTTCGCAATTGAAGTCAATTTTATTAACTGCAGGAAGTACAGTGACTTGCACGGGGCAGCGGCGTTTGCATCTGCGCTCTCCATTCCTTTACCTGTCTTCCTAAGGTTTGAGTTAGGAGAAGAATTCGAGGCCGGGCCGGGTTGGCCAAGATCCTCTGGTGTGGAACGGTTTATAAGACGCATTACGGATTCTTTGCGGAAGTCGCTCTCATCGAAAGGGACAGGCAGGGGGGTCGTACAGGCGACATCTATGATGCAGGACGGTCGGCCTGTCATCACACTGAGACGATGCTCGAGTGTGTATAAAGCCCACCACACACGGTATCTTATTTCTTTAGACGTATCAGAAGTGCACGTCCCTATATTGCGTAAATGCAGCCCAAGGCTCAGTGCACTTCGCACAGCACTGCCACAGAGCTTCCATGACCTGGATCTATCCGTAAGCGTGGCGAGCTTTACATTCGAAACGCAGATACCCAAGGCAAGCATACCGATTTATATGGCCAGATGATAGCATATAGAAAGACGCCAATCCTTCAACCTGTAACTGTTGTAGATCAGAATGGTGTAGCAGTTGGCCCTCGAGACTCATGTTTCTTGCTCTTATGAAGTATGAATAGTGATCATCCCtgtctcttctccattctgcATTGGTCAAATGGGCATATCTTGCACCAATAGCAAAAATAAGGTTCAAAATGGCAAGCCACTTGTTCCCTGGCTTCAGAGACGGGTTATGGAAGAAAGCTTGGAATTGTGACGCAAATGTCGAAATTCCGATTATAGGAAACGATGGATGTACAGAACTCAAGTACGCATTGAAAAGCTTTGTAGCAGTGTCCTTAGACGGGAGCTCAGATGTGTCAAGTCGCTCAACAGTAGGCATGTCGAAGTCATCAAGGTGATAATTTGACGAAGCTATCGGCCCATCACAGGAGGATGTCAAAGCCGGTGAAGGTATATCAGAAGTTGGATGACATACCTCGCACCCAGAGTTCACATATTTGCTTAACATCTGGAGCCATGAGATCTCTGAGCTTTTACCAATGAATCCCGTGGCTCGTGTGAAGTCGTCCCTATTAAAATCCTCCTCTGTGTGGTCGGCAATATGGGACACCAGCGAAGTAGTGGAAAGATATGGCTCTGAGCCCAAGACCCAAAAGAACTTCCTGTCTTCAGGTGTAGCAGCATATGCATCAGGCTGTGTGGCCGATTCCGCGGCGGATTCCTGCTTTCACTTAGTACAGAGGGATGAGGAAGGGTTAGTCACACCCACTGCCA from Aspergillus oryzae RIB40 DNA, chromosome 1 encodes the following:
- a CDS encoding fatty acid alpha-hydroxylase (sphingolipid fatty acid hydroxylase); its protein translation is MPGRTLPTFTSAEVESHNNAKSCYVTLGSKVYDITSFVDDHPGGGDLILEYAGRDVEEILRDTVSHEHSEAAYDILEDSLIGFIASESTGKGASIDAAKANGVGGTSGPVYAATGMSREEDLSVETDYSKDYQTHKFLDLNKPLLMQLWNGGFSKEFYLEQIHRPRHYKGGESAPLFGNFLEPLSKTAWYMVPIIWLPPVTYGTVLGFAGLGNVYAAAAYWIGGLALWTLIEYLMHRFLFHLDKYLPDNRVGLTLHFLLHGIHHYLPMDKYRLVMPPTLFVVLATPFWKLAQSVFFYNWYAALTVYCGGIFGYICYDTTHYWLHHRNLPPYYKGLKKYHLQHHFADFDNGFGVTSRFWDRVFGTELQTPAPKDVKTQ
- a CDS encoding uncharacterized protein (predicted protein); the protein is MEGSTFESPSFLGNRLISYLQTLATAKKGLPFGLPVCVAPSHTITTTDALLQLASSVGPHIAILQIHADIIDDWSDETARQLTSLAKKHGFLLWESGRILNATVDIVGRQKTESREMKNQLVDLIRKKYTKGVIKEASWAVLGTAWASGVAVGNQEADILIPTLKAAAREAVADAVQTIKTEITANNPSERPSTGHESITFGDNDATSHLSEYAVGDTSGLGLPPRKASTISLTQTITQHTEDVIESPTDSGLYERKESFQSATSSLFVINEDIPPPPLLARGLVLCLPSNTDSSFKSDYRKSCLAAARANQDFVIGFICGELWHLVSQRNDIFDTESLAHEEDQQQPSPYASDEEEPQPCLALFSHVFPRLNLIGNTDLDDHDDENGVDEMSSSAMEASQADIANLPSMKLFYSMAHALKLREASIKGKQNGHTSTSIRNEYDILHIPVVSLP
- a CDS encoding uncharacterized protein (predicted protein) — translated: MDPSHSSLPDGVGASLQSPGLRDAQDDPHCSHLTGEASAVINNHKGGDTPLTGAQPAVKVLLSTGDVIIEYVPPDSSPVSPGNASHRWQVLSDDLMRNSPYFRALLDPNKFSEGRDFIQQKAMWSQGTTTEGGESLSDDTSIQYTLPTVRLPVDHLPQKLGVDAIELFLQVLSFNSFEEEEKAKFGGELRIQLTSLVARLIELADSFNSPYVIREALKRSGYAFGKGRIPLSRFDSSALRLNMDACADPYWVKVLGKWCGTTYFTYRPLAVSFRWSRSEEKELGSVI